The genomic interval GCTAAATTCTTTGTTCAAAAACGAAACGAGTACCAAATGGTTATCCGTACCGCCACTCACGATGTCATAGCCACGTTTAATCAATACATCGGCTAAAACTTTCGCATTGGCACGAACTTGTTTGGCGTAAGTTGTCCACTCAGGTTTGAGATTTTCAGCAAACCCAACCGCTTTGGCTGCAATCACATGCACCAAGGGGCCGCCTTGAATACCAGGGAAGATCGCGCTATTCACTTTTTTAGCGATCTCTTCATCGTTCGTAAGAATGATACCACCACGAGGGCCACGAAGCGTTTTGTGCGTTGTCGAGCTAACGACATGACAGTGTGGGAACGGACTTGGATGTTCACCCGCAGCCACAAGACCTGCAATGTGCGCGATGTCAGCAAAAAGATACGCACCGACTTCATCCGCAATCTCTCTAAATTTAGCAAAATCAATCTCACGTGGGTACGCACTGGCACCACAAATGATCATTTTAGGCTTGACAATGTGCGCGATCTCTCTGACTTTATCATAATTGATGCGACCATCCAGTTCAACGCCGTAAAAGAAACTCGAATACGTTTTACCTGAACTGCTGACTTTGGCACCGTGTGTTAAGTGACCGCCATGGCTTAGATCCATACCTAAAATTTTATCAAACGGGTTAAGAAGCGCTTGGTATACACCTTGATTAGCTTGGCTACCTGAGTTTGGTTGAACATTGGCATAGGTACAACCAAAAAGTTTGCACACGCGATCAATCGCCAGTTGTTCCACTTGGTCAGCAAATTCACAACCACCGTAGTAACGTTTAGCAGGATAACCCTCAGCGTATTTGTTCGTAAAAACACTGCCCATCGCTTCCATAACAGCAGGGTATGTGAAGTTTTCGCTGGCAATCATCTCAAGGTGATCGCATTGGCGGTGTAACTCTTTGACGGTTAAATCATAAACAATAGGATCCACAGTTTTTAAAATACTCATTTTAATTCCTCATCTTTTTGTGTTAAGTCATCGCTCTCACCCAGTGGTTTCATGGCAGGGAACAAAATGACATCTTTAATCGACATCTCATTGGTGAGTAACATCGTTAAACGATCAATTCCTAGCCCTTGTCCAGCGGTTGGTGGTAATCCATAACCTAGAGCGTAGACATAATCTTCATCCATCTCATGGGCTTCATCATCACCAGCATTTTTAGCCTGCAACTGTTTTGCAAACCTTTCGTATTGATCCAAAGGATCATTCAGTTCATTAAATCCATTGGCGATCTCTCTCCCTGCAATGAAGAGCTCAAAGCGCTCTGCAATGTTTGGATCAATTTCACTGCGACGTGCGAGTGGGCTAATTTCAATCGGGTAATCAATGATGAACGTTGGATCAATCAATTTTTCTTCCACAAAAAGATCAAAAAGTTCTTCGTAGAGTTTACCAAGGCTTAGGTTTTTTTCAACTGCAAACCCTTTATTGGTAATATAGGTTACAATTTGGGTGCAATCATCAAGAATTTGATCGGGAATATCACCAATTTCTGCAAGCGCTGCTCTAAAACCGATTTTACGGAATGGTTTTGAAAAGTCGATTTCGAAATCACCGTAAGGAAGTTTGCGAGGGAGTTTGAGTTTTTTAAGGAGCACATCAAACATCTCTTCGGTCAAACGCATCAAATCATGGTAGTTATGGTACGCCCAGTAAAACTCGATCATTGTAAATTCAGGATTATGGGTTTGATCCATGCCTTCGTTTCTAAAGTTACGATTGATCTCAAAAACCGCTTCAAAGCCGCCTACAACGAGGCGTTTGAGGTAAAGTTCTGGCGCAATGCGAAGGTAACGATCAACACCAAGCGCATTGTGATGGGTGATAAAAGGCTTCGCATTGGCTCCACCTGCAATGGGGTGCATCATCGGAGTTTCAACCTCTAAAAAGTCGCGCTCCTCAAAGAAATGGCGAATCTCACTGACAATTTTACTTCTGATTTTAAAGGTTTTGCGCACATCCGCGTTCATAATCATATCAAGATAGCGTTTGCGGTATCTGAGCTCTTTATCTTGCAGGCCATGGAACTTCTCAGGAAGCGGAATAATGGACTTGGTAGCGACTTCAAGTGTGTTTACATGTAAAGAGAGCTCACCCGTTTTAGTGACAAATGGGAAACCCGTGACACTAATGATGTCGCCCACTTCAACGAGTTTTTTAGCTTCATCAAACCAGGCATCACCGATTGACTCACGGCTAAAATAGATTTGAAGCAGACCCTGTTCATCTTCGATTTTTGCAAATGCTGCTTTTCCCATATGGCGTAAAAATTTAATACGTCCTACAACGGTATTGTTCTTGTTCTCATCACGCTTGAGTTCACTCTCAGCCACATATTCATAGCACTCTAGAAACTCTTTGGTGCTGGTGTCTTTGATAATATTGTGTCTGTAAGGGTTGTGCCCAAGTGCTTGGAGCGCTTTTCCCTTCTCGATACGTTGTTGTTGGTATTGGTCCTGAAATAACAAATTGCTTCCTCTTTTCTAATGTTAGCTTTTTTCTTTAGCACATTTTTCGCAAAGACCACGCAGTTGCATCAAATGGCTGGTAATGTGAAAGTGATTCGCTTTCGCGATCTCTAGTTGGAGTTGTTCGATTTTATCGTTTTGAAATTCGATGATAAGCCCGCATGTTTTACAAATCATATGATCATGATGTGGCTTGTTGGCAAGTTCAAATTTTTTACCTGCCACACCAAAAGAGATGGAAGTGACCATATGAGACTCTTCCAAAAGGTTAAGTGTGCGATACACCGTAGCAATACCAATGTTAAGCTCTGGGTAGGAGCTTTTAAGAAAAATATAGAGATCCTCAGGGGTAAAATGATCATTTCGCTCGTATAAGGTTTTTAAAACAACTTCGCGTTGTTTGGTAAATTTTAAGCTATTGTTTTTCAAAAGCTCTTTAAAGTTTGCGAGTAAGGAGCTGTATTCAAGATTTTCAAATGCACTCATTGTGTAACCTTTCTTAAGGATTTGTTGAATTATTCACTTTAGGCTGAAGGCTCTCAAACATCGTATCGGTATCTAGTTTTACAATATAATTTCCCATCTCTAAAAAGAGAGGAAACATGATACTGTGAGCAACATAAGGCTCCATCTTGGATTTGACAAATTCAATGTTACTCAGGGTAATGGCAAGTACGGAGAAAACCAAAAAGATTTTCATACTCCCCACCGCAAAACCTGCTAATTTATCGATCATGCTGAGACCACTAAGGCTCAGCGCTTGGGCGATGAGGTAGCCTAAAAAGATACAGGTAATCCAGACAACAATTAAAACCGCAATAAAACCAAAAAGATACAAAGAGGCTTGGTTTCCAAAAACAAAAAGATGATCATTGATCATTTGACCAGCAACCGGTGCATAACGTGAGGCAAAATAGATACCACCAATAATGCCTAAAAGACCAAAAACTTCTTTGACAAAGCCATTAATAATACCTTTAATACCCAAAATAAGCACTAAAGATAATGAGATAATGTCAAACATGGAAAAATTCGCCATTAATGTGCGCTCCTAAAACAATTTTTACCACTTCGTTTGGCTTCATACAGTGCTTTGTCTGCTTTATCCAACAGATCATCTGCGCTCATGGCGTGCTTATGGGAGCAGATACCCGCACTGAGTGTCAAATGAATGTCGTGGTTTTTATAGAGTAACTTACTATCACTCGTCTCTTTAATAATACGATCAACAATTTTGGTCGCCTCTTCAAAAGAGGTACGGTTGAGAATCACCACAAACTCTTCGCCACCATAGCGGTAGATACGTGTACCACGACGAAGCGAGTTTTGAATAAGCTTGGATAAAAAGATCAGTGTTTTATCCCCTGCAATATGCCCAAAAGAGTCGTTGATCTGTTTAAAATCATCAGCATCGAACATAATAAGGTGCATATCCATATCTTTCTCTTTTCCAAAACTGAGCACCTCTTCTAAGTCTTTTACCAAGACTCTGCGGTTATGTGCTTTGGTCAGAGGATCGATGTTGGATTCACGCTCCAGTCGTTCGACTTCCAATTTAAGCTTTGCAATGGTCTCATCGGCCGATTGAAGCTCTTGGAAAATTTTATCTTGAAAATGGTCAAACGCTTGAAGGATTTGGCGTGTATCCACACTTTCATAGTCTCGTTTGATGTTATCAATATTGATAGCGGTCTCATCAGAGATGACTCTGAGATTGTCGTTGGATTTGACAAACTCTTCAAGTCCTTTTTTCATTAATCCAAAGCAGTTTTCACTTAAGAGTTCTTCGTGTTGTGCATTGGAAAAAAGATAACTGTGTTTTTTTGAAAGGTCTAAAATTTCGGCATCGCCGTTTGCTTGCATCGTCTCGACAAAGGTATCGTGATAATATTTGGGATAGGGAGGAATGTTTAAATCTTTGAGCTTTGCAAATGTTTCATCGGCTAGCTGAAAAACCATCTCTGCGATATGATTACCATTGTTCATGTCCATAGGTGCCTTTTTACCCATTATTTTTAGATTTTTTAATGCTTTAGTATAGCCTGAATAAGCTGTAATATTAGTAAAACCTTCGCTTTAGATGCCCATATTGTTTAGGAGCTCTTGCGGTTGCGTAGAGTAACGAATGGCATCTTCTTTGGTAATTAGGTTGGCTTTGAGATGTTTCATCATCGCTTGGGTTTGGGTGACCATGCCCGTTTTTTGTTGATTGAGTTGCATTTGTGAGTAAATTTGATGAATCTTATTTTCACGAATAAGGTTTGCAATCGCCGCATTGTTAATCATGATTTCATGAATGGCAACCCTTCCTCCACCGACTTTTGGTAAGAGGCTTTGTGAAACAACAGCATACAGTGACGTTGCTAACATATTGCGCACTTGGACCTGTTCAGGGCCATCAAAGCTGTCAACAATTCTATTGATCGTTTGAACGGCTGAGTTGGTGTGCAAGGTTCCTAAAACCAAGTGACCTGTCTCAGCAGCTGTAATGGCGGTACTAATCGTCTCTTGATCTCGCATCTCACCGACAAGGATAATGTCAGGATCTTGACGGAGTGAAAATTTGAGCGCCCTTGCAAAACTTTTGGTATCTTCACCCACATTTCGGTGCGAAAAAAGGCACTTTTTGTTGCTATGAATAAACTCTACAGGATCTTCAATGGTGATGATATGGCGGTGCTCAAAAAGGTTAATTTCATTTAAAAGCGCTGCCAATGTCGTTGATTTACCACTTCCTGTAGGCCCTGTGACTAAGATAAGTCCTTTTTCACGTTTAATCAGCTCTTTAAAAACAATGGGAGCACTAAGATCATCAAGAGAAGGAATTTCGATAGGAATAATTCTAAAGGAGGCGGCTAAATCACCGTTGATCGTGTAATAATAGTTTGCACGAAAGCGACCAATGTCAGGAAACATAATCGCAAAATCGAGCTCTTTCTCTTCTTCGAGTTTCTTTTTTTGTTTATCGGTAATGAGGGTATAACAGAGTTCTTCAATGACCGTACCACTGAGGTGCTCCATATCTAAGGGAACAAGTTTGCCATCAATTCTAATCTGAGGTTCACTGCGACCTACAAGGTGTAGATCGGACGCTTTATAGGCGACCACATTTTTTAATAATGCTTTAATATTGAGTGAACTCATGATGTTTTCTCCTTAAATTGGCTTATTCGATGATTTTTGGAACGACGAAAAAGCCACTTTCGCTCTGTGGGGCATGATTTAAAATAGTTTTAATAATGGCTGGATTGACACTAGGAACATCTTCACGAAAAGGGGTACCACCCGCTACGGTTGTAAAGGTTGCCTCTTCTGTTTCCAGGTTAAGTTCATTCAGGTTTTCAACAAAAGCGACAATTTCACTCAGTTGGTTAATCACACCTTCACGTTTCTCCTCACTTATTTTCAAAGAAGAGAGTTTTTCAAGTTTTTGTAAGAGTGTGTCATCAATGTGCATTGGCTAAAATCCTTCGGTTGGTTTAAAAGCTGATTATAGCAAATTCTCTTTTGGCTAAGACTGAAATGGCATTAGTGGCTTTTTATATTTCTTGTGATAAACTTTGGCATATTTAAAAAAAATCGCTTCTATAAGGATAGTGTTTGGGACTTCAAGAGAATATTAAAGCGGTCAAAGAAGAGATGAGCACAGAAGAGCAATTCTTAGAGGGAATGATCAAAGGTGAGCGTTTCTTTAAACGTAATAAAAAATACATCATCGCAGCGCTTGTGCTTTTAGTGTTGGGTGCTGGTGGGTATGCTATCAATGATGTTATGGCAAAACAGCGTTTGAAAGCTTCTAACGTTGCGTATCAGGCACTTTTGACGGATGCTAACAATGTCTCTGCATTGGAAACCCTCAAAGCAAAAAATCCAAAATTGTACACGATGTATCTCTTCGAAACAGCACTGGCAAAAGGTGATGCAGAAGTACTAAAAAGCGTGTCACTCTCAAAAGAAGATCCTATTTTAGCGGATTTAGCAGCGTATCAGCTTTCACAGCTTGATGCAAATGTCACGGCTAAAAGCGAATTGCTTTCGGGGATGGTATTGCTTCAAGAGGGTTATGAATTACTCAAAGAGAAGAAAGTAGAAGAGGCGAGGTTGAAATTTGCTCAAATCGATGCAAGTTCTCCACTTAAACAGATTGCAAAAAATCTAGAACACTATCAAGGTTTAAACTAATGAGATACGCAAAAATTGTTTTTTCACTTTTGGCTTTACTATTGGTTGTCAGCGGCTGTGGCACAAAACGTCAATATTTTGAACCAGAGGCACTCGCGGGCAAAGTAAGTTATGATGGCTCTTTGCCAGGTTCCATTGTCGACGCAGTACGCGATGGTGCGACACTCTCAAATGGTCAAGTCATTACCAAAAAAGGGCTTTCCAATGTTATTCTATCTGAAGGTTTTGTCTACCTTGGTGAAGATCAAGGACGCTATGTTGCTGCATCTAAATGCGGTGCTTTGCAAATTGTGGATGCATCTAAAAAAGTGCTTTTCACCAAAGAGTGTAGCGTCTCTGTCGCTTCTGCTTCGTTAAAAGCAAATATCCTAGCGCTTATTTTAGGTTCCAACGAACTTATTTTGATTGACATTAACGATGGCAAAGAGATGATGCATCTTAAACAAGACAACGTTTATGTGCTTGATTCTCGTATCGCGGCACCTTACTTCTTGGGCGACTTAATCGTTTTCCCCACTTTGGATGGCAAGCTTGTGATCGTGGATGCGCAAAGCAAAAAACCGATCCGTGATGTTGTGGTCAGCAATGAAAAATTCTTTGGCAACATCATCTATCTTCAAGTTTTAGGCGATCGTTTGGTGGCTGCAACGAAGAGCAAGGTGGTTTCCATTAGTCCTAAATCCATCAGTTTTCTTGAAAAAGAGGTCAAAGATGTGATCGTACTTGAAAATCGTATTTTTGTCTTCACCAAAGACGGGCGTGTCATTTTAGCCGATGCAGATCTTAGAGTCATTAAAGAGCGTAAATTCCCATTTGCAACGTTTGCTGGAACTATTTATGGTGACTTTATCTATATGATCGAAAAAGGTGGTTATGTGATTGCGACCGATTTAGATCTAGTCTCTACTAATGTGTATAAACTTCCCGATGAAATTGAGAGCCACATCTTTACAACAGGTGATGCGCTTTACTATAAAGATCATTTCTTCAAACTCAATCGTAAAAAATAGGAATTGGGTTGTGTTACCATCATGAAAGAGATGTTAGAGCGCATTTGTTGCAAGCAGGTCGTTTTTACATCTCTGGAAGTGGTCGATCCCAAAGTTGTGCTTCATACTCGCAAAAAACTCGCTATCTTTAGTGGCGTAGACCCAAAATCGTTTTACCATCTTATTTTTCGTATTGAACAAAAGAGCCGATTTTTACGCAAACATGTTGATGAAATGGCTGAACTTTGTAAGACCTTAGAGTTACATGTAAAGCATACCTATAAGTATAAACACCTGCTTCTTAATGCGCCTTTGTGCTCTAAAGCGGCCATCATGCTTCAAGAAAATGGTTGGAAGGTTTATAATGATTTTATGTGATATTGGAAATTCCAATGCTGATTTTTACCAAGATGGTAAAGTGTGGAGCATGTCTCACAAACAATTTAAAGAGTTTTCGACCCAAGAGAATGTCTATTATATTTGTGTGAACGATGCCCTTAAGAGTTGGTTGCAAGGAAGAAATCATTTTATTGATCTGGAGCCTTATTTTGAGTTTGACACGATTTACCAAGGGATGGGGATTGATCGTATTGCGGCATGTTGTACGATTGAAGATGGGATGATTGTCGATGCGGGCAGTGCTATAACGGTCGACATTATGTCAGGAGGGATGCACTTGGGCGGTTTTATTCTTCCGGGTCTTGGAGCGTATGAGAAGTGTTATGCTTCAATTTCACCACGTCTTAACTTACCCGTCAATCCAAGCATCGCTCTGGATGCTTTACCTCAAAAAACAAACGATGCGATCTCGTATGGCGTGGTTAAGTCGATTATTATGCTTTTAGAAGTTACATGTAAAGATAAACGCATCTTCTTTTTAGGAGGCGACGGCAAATTTTTCTCTAAATTTTTTAGCAATGCGATTTTTGATCGAACGCTTATTTTTAGAGGCATGCTCAAAACCATTAAAGAAGCACATTTAGAATAGACTTCTAAGAAGTCTTCTGACTCGTTAGAGTCAAGCTTTAGCGCCACAGCGGCTGAGCGTAGGTTATTAGGCTTTGCCTAAAAACCGTGATAAAAATAGAACAGTAAAGGAATCAAATGTTAACAGTGGCATTGCCAAAAGGTAGAATTGCAGAAGAGACGTTGGAAATTTTTGAAAAAATTTTTGGAACCGCGTTTCGTTTTGATGATCGTAAATTAATCTTAGAAGCCGATGGTTTCCGTTTTTTATTGGTGCGAAATCAAGATGTGCCTGCGTATGTTTTACACCAATCGGCGGACATTGGTGTGGTGGGCTTGGATGTTTTGGAAGAGAAAGATGAAGATCTTCTGCGATTGCTTGATCTTGGCATTGGCAAATGCAAAGTCTGTGTGGGCATTCAAGAGGGCAAAGAGATCGATTACAGCGCTCCTGAGCTTAAAGTCGCTACCAAAATGACCAATATTGCTCAAAAATATTTTTCAAAAAAAGCGATGCCTGTGAATATTATTAAACTCTATGGTTCGATCGAATTAGCACCACTTGTGGGACTTTCGGATGTGATTGTGGATATTGTTGAAACGGGAAGCACCATGAAGCAAAATGGGCTTAAAGTGGTTGAGACCATTTTGGATTCATCGGCGTATTTGATTGCAAATAAAAACAGCTTTATTGAGAAAAAAGAGGAAATTACGTCGTTGTATCACCATATCAATGAGGTGATTCACCAAGGTTGCTGATCAATAAAGATCAGCAACCTTAGCGATTTTACTGCTTAAGTCATGCTCACGAATAGGCTTGACTAAAAAATCAAATGCCCCATGTTCAAAGGCTTCATGTTTGCGTGTCTCATCGGTTGTTAAAACAATGACAGGAAGCTTTTTGAACTCATTCATGGATTGGATATTGGTAAGAAACTCAATGCCATCCATAACAGGCATCTTAATATCAAGAAGCACCAAATCAATATCACCTTGCGTTTTTAACAGGTTAATGGCATCAAGCCCATTGGTTGCTTCGATGATAATACCTACATTAACATTTTTGCGTAACATAGAGCTAATCAATTTTAGATTAATGAAATCATCATCAACCGCTAGGATTTTTAACTGTTTTTCCATAGAGTTTGCCTTTTAAATAAACGTGTGAATCAGGATTTCAAGCTCTTTTTTACTAATTTGGTTTGGTAAAATAGCATCAAAGGCAGCAGAACTATCGTGGTTTTTCTCTTTAGGATCAATAAACATAATGGTATGAATTTTTCCTGCGTTGTGTTGCTCAGTGATGGTATGAATCCATGCTAAAAATGTCTCAGTATCGTCTAAAAGCATCTCTTTATCAAACAAGATAATCTTACACTGTTTGGATTCAATTTTTTGTTTAAACTCATTATACGAGCTTGCCGCTTCAACATGTTCGCACATTTTGCTCAAAACACTGGTGAAAATTTTGGTTTCAATCGGACTTTTTTTCAAGACTAAAACATCAAGCGGTTCCAAAGATGACGACGTAACTCTATCACTGATTGAAAGTTCTGGTTCGCTAGGCGTAAGGAGTTCATCGTGTACGGGTTGCGCTGCTACAGGCTCGATTTTTGTTTCTTCTACAACAGGAGGCTTCGCTTCTGTAACATTCTCTTGAGCGGAATAATCGATCTTATCTTGAATAAAGAGGTTGAGAATACTGATGATGCTCTCTTTCTTAATCGGTTTGGTGATGTATTCATCCAAGCCCTCTTTCATAAAGCGTTCACGATCTCCCTTAAGCGCATTGGCGGTAATGGCAACAATGGGCGTATGGGTCAGATGATTTTTCTCTTCGTACTCTAAAATTTTATGCGTCGCTTCGATACCATCCATAACCGGCATCGCAATATCCATAAAGATCATATCAAACGTCTCATTGCGTCTGCGCTCTAAGGCTTGAAGACCATTGGGGACAATTGTGATGTTCAGCCCTAAATCTTCGAGGGTTCTACGAATCAGTTTTTGGTTGATCTCATTGTCTTCAGCAACCAAGACATTGGCTTTAAATTTTTTACCAAAGGTTGCTTTTTGAACCGGTTGTGGTTGAATGTGATCTTCTTTAGCCGGTAAAAATTCACGTTTTGACTCTAGTGCTTTGACGAGTTTTGAGACATTGATTGGCTCGTAAATTGGAGTGATATATTTGGTATTGTATTCGTTGTATTTGGATTGCTGTGAGGATTTGAAGATCAAAATAATAGGCAATTTAATCTTCTTATACTCTTCGAGCTCCTCTTTCGTGAGGTTGTTGTAATCTGCAACAATAATGTTGCTGCCTGCTTTAAAGATCAGATTTTTAAGCGCTGGAAAATCGGTATAGTATTTGGCATGCGCACCAAAATAGGTAAAGTAGTCGTACATAAATTCGGTATGCGCTTTAGCACTGTTCAGTGGTGCATACAGCGCACAGTTAAAGTCGCTAAAGTGGTCTTTGTAGTCGGTTCCACTGGCGGTGGATTCAAGAAGATCGAGTACAAAGAAGAAGCGACTACCTTTGCCTTCTTCACTCTCCACTTCCAAGCGACTTCCCATAAGCGCAATGTACTTTGAAGAGATCGTAAGGCCAAGTCCTGTGCCTCCAAATTTACGGGTAATGGTCGAATCGGCTTGGTTAAAAGCATCAAAAATACCTTCGATTTTATCGTGATGAATACCAATGCCGGAGTCTTGAACGCTAAAGAGAACGCGTGCTTTATCCAAAGGTGCATTGCTTAAACGTTTGATTTCAACCGTGATTTGACCGTTATTGGGAGTAAATTTAACCGCGTTACTCATAAGGTTAATCAAAACCTCTTTGACCTTAACCGCGTCCCCTTTGAGGTAATTGTGCAAGCTTGGGTCAATGTACAAAGAGAGCTGAATGTTCTTCTCAGCAGCCTTAGGTCCATATACTTCAACCGCATTTTCAAACTCATCAATAGGCGAGAAGAGAATCTCATCGATCTCGATTTTGTTACTTTCCACTTTGGAAAGATCCAAGATATTATTGATAATTGCCAAAAGGTTTTCAGAACTTTTCTCAATAACATCCACAAATTCACGCTTCTCTTCATCCAAATCAGAATTTCTAAGCAGTTCCGTAAAACCGATGATGCCATTGAGTGGTGTCCTGATTTCATGGCTCATGTTCGCTAAGAAGATACTTTTTGCAGCACTGGCCTCTTCGGCATTTTGTTTCTCTTTGGCAATGTTTTCAATCGCTTTATCGATAATGGCGTAGGCGACGTTCATACCCTCCGCCGTATTGAAATCAACTTTTTCTTTGGTATCGGCAAGCTCTTCAACGCGTGTAAAGATGTTTTCAAGCCCTTGGACGTTCTTTCTAAATTGCCCTGAGAGTCCAAAGCCTAAGAACATTAAAACAATGGAGATAATCCATGTCAGACCTGCTCCAATGAGTTGCCCTATATTTTGATTGTCGTAGTTGTGCTCTTGGGCGTTTAAGGAGGCACTAATGATCTGGGCTGATTTATCGAGGATGTCAATTTTTTTTGTCAGAAGTCCAAACCAGAGTGTCGGGTCAATCAGATATTCACCCGTTTGTGCCGCAGCAACCAGTTCAGCTTTAACTTGCGTGATCTCCTCTTCAAGTTTGACATTATCCGGAAGTTTATAGAGACTTTCGATCTGAGAACGTGTTGAGGCATCGTTAATCGTTGTATAATCAAAGCTACTGGACGTTCCAAATATCGTGATCCAAATTTCAAGGTCTCTAGGGCTAAAAGGGACATATTGGCTCAAGATTTTAGCGACAAATCCACGCTCTTGACCAAGAGATTCGATGTTTTTATAGACCGTCACCAAGGAGTAGGTGAGGTTTGAGATATTGGAATTGGTGTCAATTGTGCCGATCGTTTCAAGCTCTTTAAGAAGAAAAATGTTGA from Sulfurospirillum multivorans DSM 12446 carries:
- a CDS encoding response regulator translates to MEKQLKILAVDDDFINLKLISSMLRKNVNVGIIIEATNGLDAINLLKTQGDIDLVLLDIKMPVMDGIEFLTNIQSMNEFKKLPVIVLTTDETRKHEAFEHGAFDFLVKPIREHDLSSKIAKVADLY
- a CDS encoding response regulator; translated protein: MKLTTQHTLRLISQYPLIILFIFSSYFLFLSYSQFDTTLTLKNKIESTRVLSSLSIELAKERGLSASYLSSQGSIAKEALQEQRAGVNKSIKAFHDFYQTHEVTPNIKNVITYITKIVEMRQAVDNFTVDFNKMFFDYYSQINIFLLKELETIGTIDTNSNISNLTYSLVTVYKNIESLGQERGFVAKILSQYVPFSPRDLEIWITIFGTSSSFDYTTINDASTRSQIESLYKLPDNVKLEEEITQVKAELVAAAQTGEYLIDPTLWFGLLTKKIDILDKSAQIISASLNAQEHNYDNQNIGQLIGAGLTWIISIVLMFLGFGLSGQFRKNVQGLENIFTRVEELADTKEKVDFNTAEGMNVAYAIIDKAIENIAKEKQNAEEASAAKSIFLANMSHEIRTPLNGIIGFTELLRNSDLDEEKREFVDVIEKSSENLLAIINNILDLSKVESNKIEIDEILFSPIDEFENAVEVYGPKAAEKNIQLSLYIDPSLHNYLKGDAVKVKEVLINLMSNAVKFTPNNGQITVEIKRLSNAPLDKARVLFSVQDSGIGIHHDKIEGIFDAFNQADSTITRKFGGTGLGLTISSKYIALMGSRLEVESEEGKGSRFFFVLDLLESTASGTDYKDHFSDFNCALYAPLNSAKAHTEFMYDYFTYFGAHAKYYTDFPALKNLIFKAGSNIIVADYNNLTKEELEEYKKIKLPIILIFKSSQQSKYNEYNTKYITPIYEPINVSKLVKALESKREFLPAKEDHIQPQPVQKATFGKKFKANVLVAEDNEINQKLIRRTLEDLGLNITIVPNGLQALERRRNETFDMIFMDIAMPVMDGIEATHKILEYEEKNHLTHTPIVAITANALKGDRERFMKEGLDEYITKPIKKESIISILNLFIQDKIDYSAQENVTEAKPPVVEETKIEPVAAQPVHDELLTPSEPELSISDRVTSSSLEPLDVLVLKKSPIETKIFTSVLSKMCEHVEAASSYNEFKQKIESKQCKIILFDKEMLLDDTETFLAWIHTITEQHNAGKIHTIMFIDPKEKNHDSSAAFDAILPNQISKKELEILIHTFI